The following are encoded together in the Microcaecilia unicolor unplaced genomic scaffold, aMicUni1.1, whole genome shotgun sequence genome:
- the LOC115459712 gene encoding histone H1-like: MAETAPAAAPPTAAPPGAAKKKAKKPTGAAKARKSSSGPSVSELIVKAVSASKERSGMSLAALKKALAASGYDVEKNNSRLKLAVKSLVSKGSLLQTKGSGASGSFKLNKKQPESKKKSAPKSKKPAVKKPKKAASAGVKKSPKRAKKPSAAATKKVAKSPKKPKAVKAKKVAKSPAKAVKPKVKKSPAKAAKPKAKKAGKGAPKKK; encoded by the coding sequence ATGGCAGAAACGGCTCCAGCGGCTGCACCACCAACGGCGGCTCCTCCAGGCGCGGCCAAGAAAAAGGCGAAGAAGCCGACTGGAGCGGCGAAAGCGCGCAAGTCATCATCGGGCCCCAGCGTCTCAGAGCTGATCGTGAAGGCCGTGTCAGCTTCAAAGGAGCGCAGTGGCATGTCCCTGGCTGCCCTGAAGAAGGCTCTGGCGGCGTCGGGCTACGACGTGGAGAAGAACAATAGTCGCTTGAAGCTGGCGGTCAAGAGCCTGGTGAGCAAGGGCAGCCTCCTGCAGACCAAGGGCAGCGGAGCTTCGGGCTCCTTCAAACTGAACAAGAAGCAGCCGGAGAGCAAGAAGAAGAGCGCTCCCAAAAGCAAGAAACCGGCCGTGAAGAAGCCGAAAAAGGCGGCATCGGCGGGAGTGAAAAAGAGTCCGAAGAGAGCCAAGAAACCGTCAGCAGCCGCTACCAAGAAAGTAGCCAAGAGCCCCAAAAAGCCCAAAGCGGTTAAAGCCAAGAAAGTAGCTAAAAGCCCGGCTAAAGCAGTGAAACCGAAGGTGAAAAAAAGTCCAGCAAAGGCTGCGAAACCCAAAGCCAAAAAGGCCGGAAAGGGGGCGCCTAAGAAAAAGTGA